From Dehalococcoidales bacterium, the proteins below share one genomic window:
- a CDS encoding acetyl-CoA decarbonylase/synthase complex subunit delta — protein MALEIPKTIYNGRIREITLGKGAKQVVVGGETAYPFYLFEGEMPRLPRIAMEVYDTPPRDWAEAALEPFEGVTGDPVAWAKKCVDDYGADLVALQLESTDPNGLDRGADEAAEVVKKVADAVDVPLIVWGTANLEKDTGVLRRVAEVCQGKNLIIGPVEEGNYKKIGAQAIAYKHTLIASSPIDINLAKQLNILLGNLGVPNEQIIMDPTASGVGYGIEYSYSVMERMRVAGLAQQDEKLQFPIICNLAKEVWKTREAHAPDEEASALGNAKKRGILMEAISAMVLLLAGGDVIIMRHPEAIRLVREMMAELTIS, from the coding sequence ATGGCTCTCGAAATTCCGAAAACAATATATAACGGTCGGATAAGGGAGATCACCCTTGGTAAAGGAGCGAAGCAGGTAGTTGTCGGTGGCGAGACCGCTTACCCTTTCTACCTTTTCGAAGGAGAGATGCCCAGGCTGCCCCGAATAGCTATGGAGGTTTACGATACGCCGCCGAGGGATTGGGCCGAAGCTGCTCTGGAACCCTTTGAGGGAGTGACTGGCGACCCGGTGGCCTGGGCGAAAAAATGTGTCGATGATTATGGAGCGGATCTGGTTGCTCTGCAGCTAGAAAGCACCGATCCCAACGGCCTGGATCGCGGCGCTGATGAAGCGGCGGAGGTGGTGAAAAAGGTAGCTGATGCCGTTGATGTTCCCTTAATCGTATGGGGTACCGCCAATCTGGAGAAGGATACCGGGGTGTTGAGAAGAGTGGCTGAGGTCTGTCAGGGGAAGAACCTGATCATCGGACCGGTCGAGGAAGGGAATTATAAGAAGATCGGTGCTCAGGCTATTGCTTATAAGCATACCCTGATCGCATCTTCGCCCATCGACATCAACCTGGCCAAGCAGCTTAATATCCTCTTGGGGAATCTCGGTGTTCCCAACGAGCAGATTATTATGGACCCTACCGCCAGCGGTGTGGGCTATGGCATCGAGTACAGCTATTCGGTAATGGAGAGAATGCGGGTGGCCGGATTGGCCCAGCAGGATGAAAAACTGCAGTTCCCCATCATCTGTAACCTGGCCAAAGAGGTGTGGAAGACCAGGGAGGCTCACGCCCCCGATGAAGAAGCTTCGGCACTGGGTAATGCTAAAAAGAGGGGGATCCTGATGGAGGCGATATCGGCGATGGTATTGCTCCTGGCCGGTGGCGATGTGATAATTATGAGACACCCCGAAGCAATCAGGTTGGTTCGGGAGATGATGGCTGAGCTTACGATATCATAA
- a CDS encoding tetrahydrofolate dehydrogenase/cyclohydrolase catalytic domain-containing protein has product MSARIISGTEIAKQIREELKAEIAILKEKHGLVPGLATVLVGEDPASQVYVGQKEKTSNIMGIYSERYDLSTDTSEENLLALIGRLNESPNIHGILVQLPLPKHINEAKVIYTINPKKDVDCFHPMNLGKLMIGQPDYLPCTPHGIQQLLVRSGVKLEGAEVVVVGRSNIVGKPIANILLQNSDGANATVTVCHTRTRNVLFHTKRADIIIVAVGKPKAVTADMVREGVVVIDVGVNRVGKTAEGKDILVGDVDFDAVKKKAKAITPVPGGVGPMTITMLMLNTVKAAKLVTGLV; this is encoded by the coding sequence ATGTCAGCACGTATTATTAGTGGTACTGAGATTGCTAAGCAAATTCGTGAGGAACTGAAGGCGGAAATAGCTATACTCAAGGAGAAACATGGACTAGTCCCAGGACTGGCTACGGTTCTAGTTGGCGAAGACCCAGCGTCTCAAGTCTACGTTGGACAGAAGGAAAAGACTTCTAATATTATGGGGATTTATTCCGAAAGGTACGATCTGTCTACGGATACCAGTGAAGAGAATCTCTTAGCTTTGATTGGTAGACTTAATGAATCACCAAATATTCACGGGATTTTAGTACAGCTACCGCTGCCTAAGCATATTAATGAGGCTAAAGTCATATATACCATTAATCCAAAGAAGGATGTCGATTGTTTCCATCCGATGAATTTGGGTAAGCTAATGATCGGCCAGCCAGATTATCTACCTTGCACCCCTCATGGCATACAGCAACTTTTGGTGCGCAGCGGGGTTAAACTTGAAGGGGCAGAAGTGGTCGTAGTTGGTCGGAGTAACATCGTCGGTAAGCCGATAGCCAATATTCTCCTTCAGAATAGTGATGGGGCTAATGCTACCGTTACCGTCTGTCATACCCGAACCAGAAATGTTCTATTTCACACTAAGCGAGCTGATATCATAATAGTGGCTGTAGGTAAGCCTAAAGCTGTTACTGCTGATATGGTCAGAGAGGGGGTAGTAGTCATTGATGTCGGAGTTAACCGGGTTGGGAAGACTGCTGAGGGTAAGGATATTTTGGTTGGCGACGTGGATTTCGATGCCGTGAAGAAAAAGGCCAAAGCAATTACTCCGGTGCCTGGTGGTGTCGGTCCGATGACCATCACTATGCTAATGCTGAATACGGTAAAGGCAGCTAAGCTGGTGACAGGTTTAGTATAG
- a CDS encoding AAA family ATPase, with the protein MTLSIALAGKGGSGKTSIASLIIRYLKENGSGSILAIDADPNANLGESLGLEVKRTVGMILDEFQRDNIEIPPGMTKEAYLECRLNGVIVEDDKLDLVTMGRGEGSGCYCYPNLVLRKFVDRLAENYAYVVMDNEAGLEHLSRRTTQDVDELLIIANPTVKGVRTVARVRDIVAQLKLSVKRQSVIINPAPLRLAPIVQKELLRLAIEPAALIPLDEEVCQYDVELRPLLDLPGTSKAVTAVNDLMAKLFR; encoded by the coding sequence TTGACTCTTTCCATAGCTCTGGCGGGAAAAGGCGGCAGCGGTAAGACATCAATAGCCAGTCTGATTATCCGTTACCTCAAGGAGAATGGTTCCGGTTCGATACTGGCTATTGATGCTGATCCTAATGCCAACCTGGGCGAGAGTCTGGGTCTTGAGGTTAAAAGGACGGTCGGTATGATTCTCGATGAGTTCCAGAGGGACAATATAGAAATTCCTCCGGGAATGACTAAAGAAGCCTACCTGGAGTGCCGGTTAAACGGGGTTATCGTCGAAGACGATAAGCTTGACCTGGTGACGATGGGTAGGGGGGAGGGATCCGGGTGCTATTGCTATCCCAACCTTGTCTTACGGAAGTTTGTGGATAGACTGGCCGAAAATTATGCCTATGTGGTTATGGATAATGAGGCGGGGTTGGAGCACCTGTCGCGGAGAACCACCCAGGATGTCGATGAATTGCTTATTATCGCTAACCCGACGGTTAAAGGGGTGCGCACTGTCGCACGTGTCAGGGATATTGTCGCCCAGCTAAAACTCAGTGTAAAGAGGCAGTCGGTAATAATCAACCCCGCTCCACTCCGGTTGGCCCCTATCGTCCAGAAGGAGTTGCTCCGGCTGGCAATCGAACCGGCGGCCTTGATACCTCTGGACGAAGAAGTGTGTCAGTACGATGTCGAGTTAAGGCCGTTACTCGATTTACCCGGTACTTCCAAAGCGGTTACAGCAGTTAATGATTTGATGGCTAAGCTTTTTAGATAA